One Pedococcus aerophilus DNA window includes the following coding sequences:
- the argH gene encoding argininosuccinate lyase, translating into MSPDSPHPTSQPEPAQPGKVSLWGGRFAGGPADALAALSKSTHFDWRLAPYDIAGSRAHARVLHAAGLLDDANLEAMLAGLAQLAADVESGAFTPAEDDEDVHTALERGLIERAGADVGGRLRAGRSRNDQVATLFRMYLRDHARSVAALVLDVVDALVSQSVRHPEVAMPGRTHLQHAQPVLLAHHLLAHAWALLRDVQRLQDWDVRAAVSPYGSGALAGSSLGLDPEAVAADLGFTTSVENSIDGTASRDFVAEMAFVAAMTAVDVSRLAEEVVLWATKEFSFVTLDDAYSTGSSIMPQKKNPDVAELARGKAGRLVGDLAGLMTTLKSLPLAYNRDLQEDKEPVFDAVDTLEVLLPAFSGMVETMEFNTERLASLAPQGFSLATDIAEWLVREGVAFRIAHEVAGACVRECEGRGIELWDLTDADLAAISPHLTPRVRDVLSVEGSLASRDAKGGTAPVRVAEQLARVQEQVAAARRWAREPITVR; encoded by the coding sequence CCCGACAGCCCGCACCCCACCTCGCAGCCCGAGCCGGCCCAGCCGGGCAAGGTGAGCCTCTGGGGCGGTCGCTTCGCCGGCGGCCCGGCCGATGCGCTGGCAGCGCTGAGCAAGTCGACCCACTTCGACTGGCGGCTCGCGCCCTACGACATCGCCGGGTCGCGCGCCCATGCCCGGGTGCTGCACGCGGCCGGGCTGCTCGACGACGCGAACCTCGAGGCGATGCTCGCCGGGCTGGCACAGCTGGCCGCCGACGTCGAGTCGGGGGCGTTCACCCCGGCCGAGGACGACGAGGACGTCCACACGGCCCTCGAGCGCGGCCTCATCGAGCGGGCCGGGGCGGATGTCGGTGGGCGGCTGCGGGCCGGTCGCTCGCGCAACGACCAGGTCGCCACGCTCTTCCGGATGTACCTGCGCGACCACGCCCGCTCGGTCGCGGCGCTCGTCCTCGACGTCGTCGACGCCCTGGTCTCGCAGTCGGTGCGCCACCCCGAGGTCGCGATGCCCGGACGCACGCACCTCCAGCACGCCCAGCCGGTCCTGCTGGCCCACCACCTGTTGGCCCACGCCTGGGCCCTGCTGCGTGACGTCCAGCGGCTCCAGGACTGGGACGTGCGGGCGGCGGTGTCGCCGTACGGCTCCGGCGCCCTGGCCGGCTCCTCGCTCGGACTCGACCCCGAGGCCGTCGCCGCCGACCTCGGCTTCACGACGTCGGTCGAGAACTCCATCGACGGCACGGCCTCACGCGACTTCGTGGCCGAGATGGCCTTCGTGGCAGCGATGACGGCGGTGGACGTGTCGCGCCTGGCCGAGGAGGTCGTGCTGTGGGCGACCAAGGAGTTCTCGTTCGTCACGCTCGACGACGCGTACTCCACGGGGTCGAGCATCATGCCGCAGAAGAAGAACCCAGACGTGGCCGAGCTCGCACGCGGCAAGGCGGGTCGGCTCGTCGGTGACCTCGCCGGACTGATGACCACGCTCAAGTCGCTGCCATTGGCCTACAACCGCGACCTCCAGGAGGACAAGGAGCCGGTCTTCGACGCGGTCGACACGCTCGAGGTCCTGCTCCCCGCTTTCAGCGGGATGGTCGAGACGATGGAGTTCAACACCGAGCGCCTCGCCTCCCTTGCGCCGCAGGGCTTTTCGTTGGCCACCGACATCGCCGAGTGGCTCGTCCGCGAGGGCGTCGCCTTCCGGATCGCCCACGAGGTGGCCGGCGCGTGCGTGCGCGAGTGCGAGGGGCGGGGCATCGAGCTCTGGGACCTCACCGACGCCGACCTCGCCGCGATCTCGCCGCACCTCACGCCAAGGGTCCGCGACGTGCTGAGCGTCGAGGGGTCGCTCGCGTCGCGCGACGCCAAGGGTGGCACCGCCCCGGTCCGCGTCGCCGAGCAGCTCGCCCGCGTCCAGGAGCAGGTGGCTGCGGCCCGTCGTTGGGCCCGGGAGCCCATCACCGTGCGCTGA